The window GTCCTGTGGCGCGTGCTGGCCGCCCTGCTGCGCCAGCACGACTGGGACGACGCCTACCTGCCTGACGAGGCCCGCCGCCTGGGCCTGGGCGTGCTGGGCAGCGTCACGCAGGGCGACACGCCCCAGGCGGTGTTCAGCAGCCTGGGCCTGAGTCTGCGCCCTCACCTTCAGTACACCGTGACGGTCCCCCTGGACCTGAACGTCGAAACCTTCTCGCCCTTGGTCCTCGAACGGAACCTGGTCGTGCGCGGCGACGCGCACCGCGACGCGCCGCTCGTCAGCCAGTTCCGCCGCAGCAGCTGGCAGCTGCGCGCCCCCGACGGCCGCCCCCTGGCCGACGCCCTCGTGCGCAGCGACGGCGGCGCGCGCGGCTTCACCGACGCGACCGGCACTGTGCACCTGGACGCGCCGCGCGAACAGGTGGGCACCCTGCACGTCCTGACCCTGGACGGCCAGCAGCTCCAGCTGGCCCCGG of the Deinococcus radiotolerans genome contains:
- a CDS encoding Pvc16 family protein gives rise to the protein MIADVQQALRDLVYTEAQLPRDALDIRFAAPTSSWVSGLTRPTLNFFLHDLRENTSLRSMDFTQLPVAGGVQRQLAPRRVDLRFLVTVFFKSQLDELGRDEWAVLWRVLAALLRQHDWDDAYLPDEARRLGLGVLGSVTQGDTPQAVFSSLGLSLRPHLQYTVTVPLDLNVETFSPLVLERNLVVRGDAHRDAPLVSQFRRSSWQLRAPDGRPLADALVRSDGGARGFTDATGTVHLDAPREQVGTLHVLTLDGQQLQLAPGTDQARLTLDSPGGSA